Part of the Chloroflexota bacterium genome is shown below.
ATATAATTACTTTGGCGGTCAATTCGATCGTCGGCATAGGCTCTCCTCTGTAAGTATTTGGTTTCTCTTATATGAGAGCCTATCGCTTTTTTCCCCCACTTGCAACTGCGAACTCTTGGACGCATCCGTCCTCCAATCGCGTGCTGTTCCGTCGGGCGGCGGTGTGGGAATATTATACCATGCGAAGGCGACAGGTACGGTCACTTTGTGAGTTAGTGGAACCCTCTCCAAATATATTCTTGTCGGTCTTCTCATCCCATGTTATAATCCCTCCCGCCGATTGCTCCTTAATTCGGGGAAGTCCTCCGCCTCTAGCCACCAACGATCCTGACGAGGAGCACCCCGATCCTAGATCTCCCTAAAATTAGGCCCAGGCAAACCATTTAAGATGGAGGTGAAGACAGCAGGATTAACCAGTAGCCTCAAACGAGGGCATACACTTCAGCGAATAGAGCTAACCCCAAACCAAACTGAGGAGGCAAGGTAAATGAGGAGGCTGACTTGGGTTCTTTGCTCTCTGCTCTTACTGGCCGGAATATTCCCCCCAACTAACGGAATCGCTACCAGCGCGGTGGCGCTGGCCGAGAGGCCACGGACGACTGCCGCAAACGTACAGGCGGCTCCTGATCCCCGTTATTTTGCCGAAACCGGATTCAGGATAAGTGATGATAAATTCTGGGACTACTTCAACAAGCGTGGCGGCATACGCACCTTCGGCTATCCAGTTTCCCGCAAGTTCACCCTGCTGGGATCGCCGGTGCAGTTTTTCCAGAGAAGGGTAATGCAGCTCCAGAGTGACGGTACAGTTGGACAACTCAACCTACTCGATCGTGAAGTAATGCCTTACAACGTGATCCAGGGAGCAGTACTTCCCTCTTTCGACCAAAATATTGCCAATCAGGCACCAGCGGTTGGTAGCCCTGGCTACGCTACAGCGGTCATCACCTTTGTTAAAAACAAGGCCCCGGATACCTGGAACAATATTCCTACGGCTTTTTACCGCACATTCGCCACCACCGTTTCCTTCAGCGATGCTTATCCTGATGGCAATGGTGACCCCAACTGGATGCCCGGCGTCAACCTGGAGATGTGGGGCGTGCCCACCAGCGCACCCACTTACGATCCCAACAACCGTAATTTCGCCTACCTGCGTTTTCAACGTGGGGTGATGCACTACGACCAGGCGACCGGTCTGACACAGGGTCTGTTGCTCGGTGATTATTTTAAATCCATTATAACCGGCAATAACTTACCCCCTGACCTCGACTCCCAAGCGAAGGGCAGCCGTTTCTACAAGCAGTACAACAATGCCGCCCCCAATGGCCTCAACCGGCCAGGCGAACTACCGAATACTAATATGAAAGATGCCTTTGAGGCAGATGGGCCGCTGACAAGTCCAAGCCCTGCCCCCGTTTCAGACTCTACCCCTAACCCTACGTCGACCCCCACCCCGGTCGCTTCGCCACCCAGCCTCACCGCTTTTGGCTACGGCATGCAGGCCCATCTGCCCTTCCAAGATCAGGCACGCATATTTGGGCTAATTCGCAATGCCGGTTTCGGTTGGGTGAAGCAGCAGATCCGCTGGTCCGATATGGAGAAAAGCGAGGGCAAGATTGACTGGGAAATCACAGATGCCATAGCCAATAATGCCCAGCACTATGGGATCAATGTGCTTTTCAGCATCGTCACCGCTCCAGCCTGGTCGCGCCGGGCAGGCGGCGTAGATGGCCCCCCCGACGATCTGAACAAATTAGGGAACTTCGTTGCCGCTCTCGCCCAACGTTATAAGGGTAAAGTGCAGGCGTACGAGATCTGGAACGAACAGAATTTCAGCCGCGAGTGGGGTGGTGGCCGCATCAACGCTGGTGATTATGTGGAGATGTTAAAGGTAGCCTACAACCGCATCAAAGCGGTGGACCCCAATGCCATCGTCGTCTCTGGCGCCCTCACCCCTACCGGCTGGAACGATCCCAATGTAGCGGTAGATGATCTCATCTACTTTGAGCAGATGTACACCTACAATAACGGTGAGATCAAGAAGTATTACGATGTTGTGGGGGCCCATCCGGGAGGCTATAACAACCCGCCGGATGACACACCAGATCACCGCACCGTTCCCTCGACCACTTTCAAGGGACATTGGAGCTTCTATTTTGATCGGATTAAGCAGCTGCGCGAGGTGATGGTAAAGTGGGGAGACACTGACAAGAAGATCTGGTGCACCGAGTTCGGCTGGAGCACCAATAACCTGGCCCCTGGTTATGAGTATGGGCGAGACAATAGTGATATGGATCAAGCGCGCTATATCGTGCGTGCCTTCGAGAAGGCCAAGCAGTGGGGCTGGGTAGGAGCAATGTTCATCTGGAACCTCAACTTCTCTACCGCCGTGCCTCCTACTGATGAGAAATACCCGTTCAGTATCATCAACTCGGATTGGAGCCCTCGTCCTGCCTATAGCGCAGTGAAAGATATGCCCAAGTAGAGTCCGCCAACTCGGGCGAGGGGGGCGTGTTAAAACACGCCCCCCTCGCCTCCTCCATCCACGTATGAAACCGTCCTCCCTAGTGA
Proteins encoded:
- a CDS encoding endo-1,4-beta-xylanase encodes the protein MRRLTWVLCSLLLLAGIFPPTNGIATSAVALAERPRTTAANVQAAPDPRYFAETGFRISDDKFWDYFNKRGGIRTFGYPVSRKFTLLGSPVQFFQRRVMQLQSDGTVGQLNLLDREVMPYNVIQGAVLPSFDQNIANQAPAVGSPGYATAVITFVKNKAPDTWNNIPTAFYRTFATTVSFSDAYPDGNGDPNWMPGVNLEMWGVPTSAPTYDPNNRNFAYLRFQRGVMHYDQATGLTQGLLLGDYFKSIITGNNLPPDLDSQAKGSRFYKQYNNAAPNGLNRPGELPNTNMKDAFEADGPLTSPSPAPVSDSTPNPTSTPTPVASPPSLTAFGYGMQAHLPFQDQARIFGLIRNAGFGWVKQQIRWSDMEKSEGKIDWEITDAIANNAQHYGINVLFSIVTAPAWSRRAGGVDGPPDDLNKLGNFVAALAQRYKGKVQAYEIWNEQNFSREWGGGRINAGDYVEMLKVAYNRIKAVDPNAIVVSGALTPTGWNDPNVAVDDLIYFEQMYTYNNGEIKKYYDVVGAHPGGYNNPPDDTPDHRTVPSTTFKGHWSFYFDRIKQLREVMVKWGDTDKKIWCTEFGWSTNNLAPGYEYGRDNSDMDQARYIVRAFEKAKQWGWVGAMFIWNLNFSTAVPPTDEKYPFSIINSDWSPRPAYSAVKDMPK